aacgactgattaacgtttgagtctttacagcaggagaaacgggcgagtagacgggggccggatgggggccgctCTGCCGGCTGGGTCTGGGATTTTGCTTGTGGTGCAGCGAGATAAAGCCACCGAGGGACCATGGTGCCTTTTGCTGCCTCTTGGGTTTCATTAATGAGACAATGTTTCAAGGAGACATCGCCCATCATCTCCGCTCCCACCACTCCACGCTCCTCGCTCCGGAGACGTTTTATATGAAACGAGGAGACCTCAATCACAGCCAATTCCAGGAATTCTGGAGCTTCctttattagcattttttttttattcgctGTCTGAGTTTCCAGGAATCGGCGTCACTTTTATTGTAAAAAGCCAATTAATTGGTTCAAAAAATGTTCTCTCCGCGCAGAGCTAGAAATTCCCGCAGGGCGTTCGCGGCCCCCGACAAACCGCGGCGCATCTCAATACGATGTCACCGGGACAACGAGCGGGAGAAGCCGCTACATCGTTACAATCGTTACATCGTTACATCGTTACAATCGTTACATCGTTACAAAGAATTCTATAACGGGTGTAGAATGTAGGCAGTCAGAGCAGGTTatataactggggggggggggtaaatgtgCTGCGTTGAAGCCCCTGGCAGATGTCCACAGGTCGCTGGGGCAACTTCTACTGCTGGAGGTATTAAGGATGACAATTAATGGATTGATTATTTGTTACCCCATCATGGGGTATAACTACAAAATTCAATTAACTGGTTAATACGATGATGCAAAATAGTTTATTACGCATACATGTTACTTCATTTCAGGGCTGGGGTATCAAACCAGTAAATAGGGCCTACGGGGGGGCAATAAATCCTGGAGCCGGCCCTGACACTCCATGGATGTGAATGCTTCTAACACGGTTGTGATTGTTTGAGTTTCAGGCGAGGGTCTGCGGAGCATGCAGCGTATAATAGGAGGACACGTCGTTTCGCCGTACTCCACCCGCTATCTCGTTTCCTTGAAGAGAAGCACAGGACTCCATTTCTGCGGGGGGTCCCTGGTCAGCAGGTTCTGGGTCCTCACAGCCGCCCACTGCAAAATCCAGTAAGGAATCGAGTTCTTCTAGTACTTAAAAGTGTTTATTTCAGCTTAAAACTCTGTATTTTTGGAAAGGCCTCTTTAATGTTCCCACCTAGAAGCCAAGCTCTCCGCCATCTTGTTTTTGACCTCTTAAGGGGCTGTAACAAGATGACTTACGTTGGGGGGTTTCCTGGGATCCTGACTATTCCAGCTCAGTATATTGAATTTGTTTTGTGATCTCAGCTCCTTTATCCAAAGGTACATTCTGACGTCACCCCCTTCATCAGGCTTGTGATGTCATCGCAGGAGATGATGTTACCGAATAGGAAGGTGTAATTTCCagcttgtttttttacctcttttGCCACCAGGAAGAAGCAGATGCTAATAGTGGCCGGAGAGTACACTCTCTCTGTGTTCGAGGGCACAGAACAGGTCTTCCGCCCGGTGAGGCTGGTAGCCCATCCCGATTACAGCCCATCCTCGAAGAACGCGGATATTATGCTAATCAAGGTGAGGAGCCTGCAGTTTCACCCCTGAGTGGGGTCGATCGGGCGGAAGAGCCCACTACAAAGACCAATAATAAAAACGATCaaaactgtcccttttttcctaaaATGCCTAATTTTCTTCTGTGTGACTCTTCCCTCGCCCTCCGCTGCCCCGGCGTGGAGCAGGCTGCCCTCTAGTGGCCGGCCGGTGAATCACGACCTTTCGCTCTTCTGTGGAAATGTTTGGGTTATTATGTATCAGATTATTGGTAACGATGTCTCTGCCCCGCAGCTAAACCgcccggccctgtataattccTTTGTCTCGATTGTACCCCTGCCAGCTCAGGGGTTGGCACCAAGTGAGGGCCGCTTGTGCCAGGTGTCTGGTTGGGGATACACCAGCGTGACCGGGGGGAAGGCGTCCGATACCCTGAGGAGCGTCAAGCTGCCCATTGTCCCGGTCCGGAGGTGCAATGCTTCTGCTTCGTACGCCGGACACATCACGAGTAATATGATCTGTGCGGGATTCAGTACCGGGGGAAAGGACGCCTGTCAGGTGAGTGTCTTACCACCAGGGGGCAGAATCAATACAGAACCCAGGAGAGGGGGGTTGTTgggggatttaaagggacagagctTCGATTTTAGATTTTGGAACAGGATGCATGTAAAGAGGGGCAGCCATGCGCGGTATCAGACGGCTTCACGGAGAAGACATGTTGGTATGCAGTATgtctatcacatgcatgtttaatcccctcactgtattaccatctaccacctctgctgggaggctgttccattatctaccaccctttcagtaaagtaaaacttccttccatcccaTCTAAGATTAGAATAAGCGAttttattacaaacaaaaaCTCACAAATTCAGACAACCTGACCAAAAAAGTGCgacttttaacattttaacattttataattaatCCCAACCCAAAAACGTGATTTCCAAACCGCGGCGACCACTTACGATGCGCGATCCCGCGAAACGCGTTTCTAAGCCGCCGCATTTTGCGATGTTTTCGCGGAGCTGGAATTTTCGGAGAAGGATTGGTATCCTAGTAACGCGGCGCCCCTGATGTCATTAATCATAGTTTTATCTCGTGTTTCTCCGCGTGGCGCGGCCTTCGGTTTACGGGAAGCCGGGAGCCCCATCTGTTACCCGTTTGTCGCGCTGAGGTTTGTTTTCAGATAAGGAGAAGCGAAGCTGTTCTGCACACGATGTTGGGTTTTGGACGCTGGCCGGAGGGTCCCGTAGGGATGAAATgcatttaatgtatgttttccTCTCTTATTTCTCAGGGGGACTCCGGGGGGCCGCTCGTATGTGACGGAAGGGTATTTGGGATTGTTTCGTGGGGTCACAGCTGTGCAAACCCCAGATACCCGGGCGTATACACGGCCGTGGCCAGTTTCCAGAAGTGGATTTATAGAACTATATTTTAAGAAGATCGTTCGGCTGTTTGAGATTTTCATCCGGCTCTGCTGGCCGAAGACGTCAACAAAACGTCCCACGCCCCAGCCGGCAACAGTCAACCTAAATGAGCAAGGACCCCCTAAAATAGCCCCGTTAAATGACTGTCTCCAAGGAGACGTTGTAGAAGGTTCTAAGATAGACCTTGCCAAGGATCCAGCCGATGGTACCTCGTTACTCGGCTGCTTCCGTAACCAGATGCCCCCGGTGGTCGTGTGATGAATTACATGCAATACACACAGCTGCCAGATTACAGCAGGGGGCAGGGGTAACTAGAAGGCAATAAGGAACCCCCCAAACGTCTGTTCCCTCCCTGGCCAACGCTGTCCTTAAACGCTCACTATATCCATATCCATTGTGACTAATTATACCACACTGCAGAGAAATGGGTGGAATTCAGATGATTTAAGCCCAGTGACGGGGTGTTTTTATCCGATTTAAAGAAGATTTCCAGGTGAACCCCTAAATGTTCCAAAATTtgaattttcaataaaaaagaaagacttCTTCTGTGTACTGAAGGGTGAATGGGATGGATGGGGGGTTAAAAACAAGTGGGGTTAATAGAGTAAAAAGAACAGGCAGGTGGAGGAGAGGGACTGCACCCTGAATTACCCCCAAAATGTCTGACGGCTGACGTGCGTAAAACAGCTTACAGTGCAGGAGGAGCGAGCGTTTCTCTGTTACGTGATAATGACGGCGATGATGATGACGACACAAGAATGTTCTGTGGATCTTCAGCAGAAGAACGAGGCTCTTCTTCAGGGCTTTCTCAGTAAATATCCCGAGCCGGGGCTAAGGGCCCAGGCCGTGGCCCCCGGTAGTCATTACCGGCCCCCCCGTCTCTATATATGAGTTAATTTCAGCCGATGGTGCTTTGGGAATTCTAGAACGTCGCGGCTCTGTGCGTTTCCCCCAATCCTTCCCGGAACGTCGAGGGAATGTATTGATCGGGTAAAGTGTCACGGCCTACGGTGGAGAAAGACTTGCCATGGATTAACTCTTTATGGCGGCTGAGGGTAATAGAAATGGGTAtggagggggggtataaagAGAGACCTGAGTCCAAGAACATCTTAAAACATGTGCTATGCTATGACGTGCTATGGCAACAGAGACCGGCTGGCCGAAAAACTCATATCTCAACCACATCAGTGCAAAGAGCCCAATTACCCCGGGTGGCCCATGGAAAATGCCCTAAGACACCCCAACTTTTAGGTCTTTTGGGGAGAATCAGAAGTCTCCTTCCTCTGACTTCCAAACTTGATATCAGGTTAGATCATGAAGCTGATCGAGGAGGTTGGATGAAGGAGATATTGAACAAAGGTCCATGCCTGCCAAATGTCCTGGGGTTTAGTGGAAAAGTCCTGCTGTCCAGGATGCATCTTCCAAAGATACAAAGTTACCAATAAGCGTAACATTTAAAGCTTTATGGAAAGAGGCACAGGGCGGGATGAcatctaacccccccccatgccaGAGAATATTCCGGAAACTATTTTAGACGCCGGGAAactctttatatttatatgggtCGGAAAACAAAAGATCCTGCCAGAAACAAACCGCAAATTGATTACAACCCATTAGTGCGCCTTAAATAACCCCTCACAATAAACAAGAGGCTAtttcggggagggggggcagcaaGCCGCGTTAGCGAGACGTCAGCCGAGGCGCCGTATCGCCACAGGACGGGAAATCTGTTCaaatcaacaacaacaaaaaacaaaaaagaaacattttgtgtgggtgggaaaaaaaaaaaccaagtgagaatatttattaaaatagaattaaacGGCAATCTGGAAGAGTACTGCGCGTACATcgggcactcaaagggttaatgccgGTAGGGGCCGATATCCGTGGCCTCACGTGGGCCCTTCTGGCCCCGTATCGATTAgtcctccagaaagcccttttttgtgtgtttactaACGCGATGGCTTTAGGTTGTCGTCATGGAAACAGTCGTGATGGCGTCAAGTGGAACTGGAACATCTGGTTTTCGAATGCCGTGTCCTTCTCTTTGGAGATCTGCGCTAGTATAGGAGTCACGCCGCTCTATGTAAGCACACGTAGCTATGGAAGTATTTTAACCCCGTGGGGGGCCATGGGAAGGCTTGGTGAACCAGTGGAGTAATAATCGGGGTCATAAGGCCCAGCTGTCCGGCTCCGCACGCTAATGGCTCAGACCTCTCCACGCCTTTACGACAGAATGGACGTAGCTCCTTGTTATATGGTGAAGTTagagtgtgatgtcataaccGGGCGCCAGCAGACTGCGGAGCCAGACAGAGGAGCAGAGATATGGGCGGTAGATATCACTCGAGGGGGTCCCCTAGTAAACCCCACCCCTTACTTTCTGCTTTTCAGTTGCTTATTGGGTCCCAGGAAGGGAAATTTCTCACCTGATTACAAATAGTAGAAATTcgcttttttccccacaaatgCTTTAAATTTATGatttttccattatttcttttttaaaatcaaattaaGCATTATTAGCTAAATGGTATGACCCGCTCAAGACATTGGGGTATAAACAGCGCTGATGGGGTAGATCTTTCGCTTTGTCATTAACCATTTCATTGCTGAATGAGGAGCGTAACTCTTGTTTCCCATAATGCCGTTCAGCAGTTCCCATCCATCACAATGCCGATAACCCGAGTCCGCCTGATGGATTGTCTTCTGAGTAATAACGAAGTATAATGTGACACGACCCCCCCCCGGGGACCTTCTACCCGCCTCTTTCAATAtggaaaatgggggggggcgattttaaccctttgtgttccTCGGATCTCTTTCACGCCAAGGGTCAGACACGTACCAGGCGTATTCCGCACCGCAGATATAAATCACGGCCACCAACGGTCCGTTGACCTTAATCTTCTCCTTGAGGAGTCGGATTTATGTCCAAAATATTGCCCGAAAGTGAAGTTTTTTTGGGCGCGGGTGGCAGCGGCTGCTGGGAAATATTTCATTACaaatatttggggtttttttaaaaaaaaaaatgacttttccaTGAAGACAGTTAACTAAAAGGAAAGTGTAATTATTCACGCAGGGCTCGGCAGGCGGGCGATCGATATTTAATGTACTTTTGGGTTACGGAATGAGAATTCTTCGGCTAATTTTATTAAtgcgataaaaaaaaagatttaaagccGCGGGCTTCTTTTAAGAGTTTTACTAAAAATGCGTGAATTAATAACATTAACCCGGCATTACATTGGTTACATTTCCTAATTTAGAGACAGAGTTCCTGTTTTGGGGGATTTCAGGGATttttttaggggtttttttccggtttatttttcattctcggtaaaaaaaatgtattttcccgGATCCGGAGGAAATGACGAAGTCGAGGATATTTGTCGGTTAGTTAGCCGTctcaaaaaatacatattaatgattattgcagcgctacggaatatgatggcgctacaagaaaacaataaataacaatttcaaataatttaaccCCCGCATTCCCACATTATATATGATGGTCTATATCATGCCTTTAGG
This window of the Spea bombifrons isolate aSpeBom1 chromosome 12, aSpeBom1.2.pri, whole genome shotgun sequence genome carries:
- the LOC128469859 gene encoding trypsin-3-like, whose protein sequence is MQRIIGGHVVSPYSTRYLVSLKRSTGLHFCGGSLVSRFWVLTAAHCKIQKKQMLIVAGEYTLSVFEGTEQVFRPVRLVAHPDYSPSSKNADIMLIKLNRPALYNSFVSIVPLPAQGLAPSEGRLCQVSGWGYTSVTGGKASDTLRSVKLPIVPVRRCNASASYAGHITSNMICAGFSTGGKDACQGDSGGPLVCDGRVFGIVSWGHSCANPRYPGVYTAVASFQKWIYRTIF